DNA from Chionomys nivalis chromosome 11, mChiNiv1.1, whole genome shotgun sequence:
AAGGGGCCAGGTATTGTGGCACGTCTTCtgtcccagcattctggaggcagaagcaggggaatctctgtcagttctaggCCAGACTGGACTATCTAGCGAGTTCCGGCACAGCCATGACTTCACAGTGAGAGTTTgtctcaataataaataaataaatgaataaataaataaaagaagaaaggaagggaagaagaaagtagGAAGGAAAACTGCTGAGGGGATGTGGGCACAGCTTCAGTGGAAGGAGCACTTGACCAACATGTAGGACCCTAGCATAGACAGGGGTTTACTCTATAACCTGGCTGGTTaaagcaatcctcttgcctcagcctgcaAGGTGATGAAGTCATGTGACTATTCCACCATGTTTGGCAATAGGcagggatttttttgttgtttttgtgggctttttgtggtttgttttgttttttgagacagggtttctctgtagctttggagtctgtcctggaactagctcttgtagatcaggctaacctcaaatttgcagagatccgcctgcctctgcctcccgagtgctgggattaaaggtgtgtggcaccaccgcctggctcataggcagacatttaaatttttttttacattcctttattttgtgtgtgtgcacatgggccaTGCACACGCAGGGGTTGACAACAATCTCAGAAACTGGTGCACTTCCTTCACTGTGTGAATCCTAGGAATCAaatcagatcctcaggcttgacAGGTCCTTTGCCTAGTGTGCCTTCTCACCAACctgtgttttagtttttgagatagtctcaaaTTGCCAAGGCTGACCAGGAACTTCTAATTTTTCTGACTCCACATTTCCGTCTTCTGGGACTATGTGTTTGAACCACCATACCTATCTTAAattttgtagtttttaaattaatttgttcttttatgaTACATATTGTGTATCAAATAGAAAAACGATGCTGGgcatgattttgttgttgttttgagacagggtctctttgcataacagcattggctgtcctggaacttgctttgtagaccatgctggcctcgaactcacagagattccctgcctctgtctcccgagtgctgggattaaaagcctgcgccaccaccgcctggcactggATGGGTTAATTGTAAACCAGTCCCCGTAGAAGAGAAGACCAGAGACACTGAAGGTATAACTAGAAACTTCAAAATTGGGGTGGGGGATgaaactcagttggtagaatgcttacctagaAACAAAACGTTAGATCTGATACCCAGCACTGTATAAGGTCATGTCCGGTGGGACATCAATTACTTCAGCACCTGAGAGGCCAAGGAAGGAGGATCAAAGTtcaagctcattttttttttaataaatagttttttcttttattatttatacagtgttctgtctgcatgccagaagagggaacccgatcgaattacagatggttgtgagccaccatgtggttgctgggaatttaactcaggacctctggaacagccatcagtgctcttaacctctgagtcacctctccagccccctcaagcTCATTCTTGACCGATGGGTTGGAAACTATCCAGGGCtacaagagactgtctcaaaaaataaaacaggaggggcagggagggagagagagagaaagagggaagaggaagaggactgTGAAGGCAGGCAGGAGCGGGCGGCACACACCTGCCACACTCAAGAGGTGGAGTCTcacactttaatctcagcagcctGGGAACCAGctgcagatctctgggagttcaaggccagcctagtctacagagcaagcttcgtggcagtcaggactacacactgaaaccctatctccaaagcAAAGTTTTCCTCAGTCACACTAGCCACATTTACGTGCTAAGATCTAcagtattgtttttctttctccctggccTTTAACACAACATATAGCTGAAAATGACTTTTTTCTGGTtcttcgagactgggtttctctgtgtgaccttcctggttgtcctggaactcactctgtagaccagattggtcagGAATGCAGAGATCTGCACGCCTCTGGCCAATTTCTGGAATCAAGGACATGCACTATCAGGTCCATCTGACTTTGAGCTGCTTATCCTCCACTCTCCAGGTCCTAAgtattggggttacagatgtctGCCGTGGTTCCCAatttatatggtgctggagatCGAACCCAGAACCTTTTCAATGTTAGGAAAGCATTCTAAACACTGAGCTATAGTTGAATCCTATCGAGGGCCTAAGGAGGTCACATAGAATGTTAACACCAGACTGTGCCCAGGGAGCTAGAAGCTGGACACTACGGTACTTCAGATACGGCACTTCCAGAACACCAACTTCTGTCCATGCTGGCTGAAGACACCAAAATACACCTCATAAACAGCCTAGGTCCCCAAAGAACAGCAGCTGTACTGCAAACTCCTCCCATTTCTGTCCTGACTGTCTAGACAGCCTGCTATGTCCTCCACCCCTCAGATGAGTGCAGGCACATCCGTACACCCCCAACCCTTCTCCCACCCCAAGATGAGTCACTCATCCAAGCTGGCTCATCCCTGCCTGTGCTTTGGCTTTCTTTGGGGTCACAGGAGCACAAGAGTCCCAAGGACATTCCAGGTGGGGAGAGTGAGTGGCTCACGCAGTAGCCCCATGCTGGAGAGGGTACCCCCTTCTAGAGCTGCCTAACTACTGCTTCTCACAGTTCAAACGGCTCATCACTGTATGTTGAGGCTGTTTCGAAcagtcccatcccccaccccatgcccAGTACGGCTGTCCTAGGAAGAGATGCTTTCCCAAGGTCTGGGGGTGGACAAACAAGCTATGGACACCCTACCTGTCCTTCTGCCAGTACTGTCAAGTCATCATTTCAGTGAACACTGCCTGGGGCTGATCCCCATCCCATCTCCACCAGGAAAGGTTCAGGGCCAGTCACTCGACTGATGCTTGAGAGGCCCTTGGAGGAATTGAAtccaccttcccttccctcacCCATCACCTTCCCTCCAacatcccaaataaacacacaagacAGTGTTTTTGGTCTGAGAGTGATGGACATTTAGATGTTGGCAACTGACCAGTGAGTGCCTCTTGGGGAGCAGGCAGAGCAAAGACAGAGAGGTAGGGTACAGTGCTGCCAGCCAGGGTTCAGGTCATCGTGGTCGCTGGGGCGCGAGTGGAGGGAAAATAGCCAGGGTCAAGTCCAGTGCTCAGAGCCTTACCCTTTCCAGTGCCCAGTATCATCAGATGGCTGGGTGACCTCAGCCAGGTGCCTGTGTGTGCCAGGAGGTAGGCACGGCCAACCTCTGCCCATTCAGATGGAGGGGCAACGTCACTGGGGGCAGATCGCAGGCTCTCCACCCTCTAGTGGAAGAAGGACAGGGGGTGACTCTGTGGCTGTGTGGCCACTGAGGTCTCAAGTTGGTTGAGGCTTGGGATCCAGACCACAGTTAAGGGTCTGGCTGGACAAGGCTGGCAGCTTTCCTTAAAGCCCTCATGATCCCTTCAGCTGTCCTCCCAAACagtcccccccaacacacacacacacacacacacacacacacacacacacacacacacacacaaaacaccagGAAAGTCCTAATCAAGGCAGTACAAGCGAAAGGAAAAGGGTGAATCCCCAGCCTCCTAAGGTGGAGGGCACTCACCCCTGGATGCAGCAGCTGGACGTTGGGCCCAGTCTGCTGAGCTACATCATGGCTCTTGGCTCCTTGGACACCCACATAGGAAGACAAAACAGGACCTGTGATCCCCTGCCCCAGACTCCTGAAAATCTCGAAGCTGGTGTGTCCTCAATGGGACTCTGGCCAGAAGCATGCATAAGCCAGCCAGTCTCAGGGCCACAATTCCCCATGGGCAGCTGAGGGATGATGGGTGGCTCCTGTAGTGGGGCAGAGAAACTAAGGCACGAAGCTAACCTAAGCCCATTGGGTAAAGTGGGGTGGGTACAGGATCCAGAGGCCACTCCTCCCCCTCTGCAAAGCACAAAGGGACCAGGCAACGATCACGACCAAGCTCTGACAACCTGGCACGGGAAGAAAGTTCAGGTTGATGATCCTGGGTGCCAGTGAGTGACTCTTGACAGAGAGACTGTATATTCCGGCCGGCCCAAAAAGGCCTCTAGAGATGGGGAAGACCCCTGGACGCGGCTGACACTCTAGTCTGGGCCCCATGGCCAGTCTGAGGCCTGAGTCTGGAAAGCGGACATCCAGCTGGGGCTGGCAAGGTCATGGATGATGACAAGGTCCCTGCATGAGCTAGTCTCCATTAGGCCCTCCATGGGCATCgtaaagagggagagagaatgagagggaaGCAGGGAAAGGACCTAAGGTCTCAGCACATTTAGGCAGGTGGAACCCAGATGGGCGGGTCGCCTCGCGCTTCAGGACTGCCTGCGCAGACTGGGTCGCCGGAATGTCGGGTGCATGAGGTTCTCGGTGATGTAGGCCACCAGCAGGCAGATGACCACCAGCATGACACATATGGAGCCGCCCACCGCCGTCATGGCCACCACGATCTCCTGCATAGCTGCCGGTTCGGCGGTGAACTCCACGCACTCGGCGAGCTCTGGCTGGGTGGCGGAGAGCTCGGCACGCAGCGGCAGCGGCTGCAGGCACAAGCGGTAGCGCACGCTGTCGTGCACGTCGGGCAGCAGGTAGTCGCGGCAGGAGGCGCCCAACAGCACGCGATCGCACGGGAAGCGTGTGTAGGTGCCACGCCACGAGCAGTTCAGCGCGAAGACTCGCACGCGGCGCGCCTCGGCCGGAGCCAGTCGCCACTGCAGCAACACGCTGCGGTTGCGCAGGACGTGGGCGCGCAGAGAACCACCCGCCGAGACCAGCGTCACGCAGCCCGGCGCCTGGCAGCGGAAGCCCCGAACCGGGCTGCGAAAGCATAGGCGCCCACCGCCCGCCTCGGGGCCCTCGGACAGCACCTTGTAGGGGCACCAGGGCGCGTCGGAAGCCGGCTCCCAGCCCGGCGGCGTCGGGACCACAGCGGCGCCGGAGGGCGGCGCGCAGGCggccagcagcaacagcagcggCGGAGCGCGCATCCTGCGGCTGGGCCGGCGCTGCGGGGCGCGGGCTCGCGAGCGCACGGGGAGCGGCGGAGGGTCACGCGGGCCGCGCCGCCCCAGCCGCTCCCGCGCCCGCCCCGCGAAGGGCCCTCAGCCGCCACGGGCTCCAACCCGCCCCACGCCCACGCCCAGTGCGCTCTCGGACCCAGCGGCAGAGGCGGAGCTGCCCCGCGTCCCCGCCCCCTTAACCCTCGCTGGACCGCACCCCACGGCACGAGAGTCCACTTACCGTGGGCAGGGGACAGGCCCTGGCCACAATCGATGAGGACCCCTGAGGGATGGTCCCTCTATCTGATGCTGGCCCCCGCTCTGACCAAGGGACTAGGCTCAAGGACTGAAATGTAACTTCACCCTGAACTCCTGCATCTTTGGAACAGTTGGCATTCGCAAGGCTTTGGCTTGGTGGAAATTAACTGCACACCTGAAGAGAAGCTGCAGGTTGACTCGACCTTCTCCGTCCCATcggttttccttcccttctttggcGCGTGAAGAGGGTCAGGACCAAAGAAAACGCCCCTCGCAAAAAGCCCACCCTGCGTCATGCGGTGCAGGTCTATCTATAGAATCCAAGCTGCTTGAGAGCCTACCCGGGCTACCAAATGAGTTCAGGGCCAAGCTGGGTAATTTAGTGAGAtcctcaaaatgaaaacaagattaaaaataaaacaagcaccCTAAAGAGGTTATGGGGGCCTAAACCTGtcatcccagttcttgggagggtGGATCGGAAGGTTAAGGCCGTCATCCTTGACTACTTAGGGAACTTGAGACCAGTCTCAAAAAACGCGAAACAACCAGAAACAACTCACCTTGTGCAAGGGCTAAGCTGCTCCACggatggaagggaagaaggatCACACTCCAGGAGCACTGCAGTCTTACCCTGGCACAGTCACCTGACTAGGCCTGCCTGCCTAACGAGGGGTGAAGCCGGACCCCCCTCTCCCCCGCAGTGCTGAAAGTTCTGCTGTTAAGGAGCACTGTGTACTGAACAGGGAGGTGAGGGGGGGTCTCAGCCAACCGTCCTATGGATTCCGACCCCCTCATGACACCTTCGAGGTTACCATacctgggaaaggaaaaggaaaatattcgCTGGGTCCTACGTCTTGTGTTATAGATGATCATACGATCCCACACACCCACAGAGCTCTTCCCTAGACTATGTCCTAGTCTTCCTGAAAAACCTGAGGGAGACCAGTCTCATGGGCAGTAAGACTCAGGTCAGAATCAGAAGTCTCCCACACAGCCACAGCGCGCCTCATCACTAACTTGGAGGGACTCAATCCCAACACCAGGCCTCTCCCATTTGTAGAAAATTTGGATAGGGTCTACTGAGATCTCTGCTCCCATTGAAGGTCAGAGGTTTTGAGAGATAtattcccccaccaccacccatttcTACCTTCCCCTTAGGCTGGGCAAACCCTTGACTCTTGCCTCATCCTTGTAAGAGTGCCCAGGAATTTTTCAGCAAAGTAGAAAATAATGATTATCTCAGGGACCTGTATGTCAGGTCTAGAACCACCCAGACCCTTCATCCAGTTGGCATGGAGGTATCAGCTGGAAATCTGGGCACCTAGCGTCCCTCTGCACCTAGGTGTAGGGTATATAAAATGGGCATGGCAGCACAATGTGGAATGTTTGGATGGAAGAAAGCTGGATGCTCCCCCTCTTCCCCCATAGGCTCTTTGATATGAATGCTTGGCCACTATGGAGGGACACTATTAGTAGGGgtagccttgttgaaggaagtgtgtccctgggggtgggctttctcttcctgccaccatacatCTCACCAAGCTAATTATGGACTCTGTGAGCGAATCccgattaaatgctttcttttgtaagagttgccgtggtcattgtatcacagcaatagaacactgaccaagACGAGCTGTCCACCGTATTACAGTCAGTTGGATTGAAAAACACAATACCCAGAGCTCTGGCCTAGATCTGACTTCATTCACACCTCTGGCTTGTCCTAGGGTGAGGGCCTTTCCAGTGGGCTAGGTCAGGGCAGCCCTTGCTCTGTTTCCCACTGTGCAAGAGAAGTTGCTCTCCCTCCTGTCaaggaccagccttgacaaaatcACCTCTTGCCAAGGTAGGGGCGTGGGAATTGAAGAAataataagtaaagaatatgaagatggaggctggagagatggttcagtggttaagagcattgcctgctcttccaaaggtcctgagttcaattcccagcaaccacatggtggctcacaaccatctgtaatgaggtctggtgccctcttctggccttcaggcatacacacagaaagaatattgtatactaaataaataaataaataaatatttttaaaaaaagaatatgaagatgcataaaaataagacagaaaacataaaataatactgGAAGGGTATTCCAGTGATTACTGAAATCCTGAAATTGACCTgcgtttatttttccacagcttttatatcCAATATaaacggggggggggagaaggtaacaaaaggcTTTactaacatgatacaaaggataatTCACACAGTCAATCACATTATCACTCTGAGACATGTAGTCTCAGCATTCTGTAGTCTAGGTAGCAGAGATGCTCTAGATCACAAACCTGAAGGCCACCCCTTCCCAGGTGACCTCACAGTTActgagaaggagcagaagtatgtttgcatatcctgaccatctgtcaagATGGCACGGACccatcttaatttcaaaagaaccaagcaatcacatcctgagttAGGATGTGCAACTATACCTGtcaatctccaaactctctgacttcagacaaggtggaaatgggcctgcatttcTCGGCCTCCACACCCTCCTCTTGTAGGGGGTTGGCCACGGGGGATGAGAATTTTGTAATAGTCTGTCCGGATCATTCTGTCTTTGGCATCTTTCCATCTAGGAACAGGGAGAGGACAAAGGAGATTTCTACGCAAGCCACGGCAGGATCAGAGAATGCTGACAACAGGAGACCCTGCTTCCCATCCATAAgccaacagaacaaagaaagaactaTGCTGTCCCTAGAGACCACAGGAAACCCACCAGCACCTCCCTCCATGTTGATCCACTCCTGTTTTGCAGCATTGAAATACGATGCTCCCTGGTCCTATGGCAGCACCGACTTAGGGCTTGGTTTTGTTAAAGCGTTACAGCCCCAATCACCCCACTGACCCTGCAAGAGTAGTGGGTGCTTGGACCCTATTAGGACCTAGGTTCATGCCCTACACAGGATTTCCTTGTTATGTCTTTGCAGGTCCCTGCTCACGAGACTACCAATCAGCACAAATACCACTCTGCAAAGAGCACGGTGGGGAAGCGGCCTGGAACAGGTGGCTCCACTTTGGGCTGCAGCCAACTTCCTAGGTAGTGCTGTTGGGAGCTGGAGGTAAAGCAGCCTGCCACAGGCAGGGTGCCCAGAAAGTACATCATGGGGTAGGtaaacagaaggaggaggattAGCACAAAGGGCACAAGTTAAGGCTGAAACACGTCCTTCAGGATACGGAGGCTGTTGTGGAAAATGGAGCAGGGGCTGACTACCCCTGGGCTATTTCCAGTTTTACTAGCATCAACCACTTTCTTCGGGGGACCCTCTTTCTCAGGCCAGGAGGAGTTTAGGTGGGACTGACCTTGCTCTGCCCTGGGATTGGCAGGTGACTTGGGCTGACCTGCACATTCAGACTTGCTATCAAGCTCGTGAAAAGGAGTTGATTTCCCCAATGTCAGCTTCTGTGACTCTGAAGTTATCTTAAGGGAATAACTATCCAAAAGGGAAGCCAAACAGAGCAAATCCAAGAAATCCAACATGTGTCTGCATCTAGCCTCAGACGAAGAGAGCCCATGTGCTGGACTTCACAGTCACGAGAGATagcaaagtcattttttttttttctggtttttcgagacagggtttctctgtggttttggagcctatcctggaactagctcttgtagaccaggctggtctcgaactcacagagatccgcctgtctctgcctcctgagtgctgggattaaaggcgtgcgccaccatcgcccagcagcAAAATCATTTTTTAACAGGCCCTGAAACATGGAGATTCTGACTGAGGGTTTCCATGGTGTTTGCAGCAGCAGATCCTACAGAAGAAGTTAGTCCATCCTAGCTCACATTGGGCCTCTAGTTATGAACTGTAGATACTGTAATgatttattctgtctctttttaagagacaagccacgcccactcccctgtccgctgaggcaggcagatcttccttcctgcttgcagcctgagtctcttccttttccatctccctctcgaagaggcagcttctatctctctctctcccttttctctctcccttctctctctcccttctctctctctctcccttctctctctttctctttctctctctctgcctctctgctcttctcaccTTCTCCCTTCCCCGTCcacataacctactaaataaatatccaaccttactctgcatggcgtgcctatccatctgtctcttgcccaccacCTGGGACGAGCCACCTTTGGAaacctgcagtgtggtctcatggcctgctgcccgcTGTAGCCACTCAGGATCCACAgcattttttattaatccatttcaGATACAGATTTAACTTCAGTACTGGATTCTAGGTAAGAGGCAATGGGTGAGGGacaaggagaaaataaagaaggacAAGGCCATATCTGTTGGTTGCCATTGGAGCAGAAGAAGCTACTTCATGGTTCCCCAGAGTATGGCTTGAGAAGAGAGGaaggcatagttttctccaaactgtttcttgctatttgttgggtgaagtattttagggttcacagagaccttttgggggaCCTTTTCTATCAGACCAattagcctggaagaaatccGCAGGTTCcaatcctctgtggaaataaaagcagaacctcttttccaaaataacatatccttagactcaagttttttttttttcttttttccgagacagggtttctctgtggttttggagcctgtcctggaactagctcttgtagaccaggccggtctctaactcacagagatccgcctgcctctgcctcccaagtgcagggattaaaggcgtgcgccaccactgcccagcttagactcaagttttgaagtcaagatacctttaaaatatgtgtgttggtttagcttagcagcctccAGAATCAAATCTCTCTCTGCATTCAAAAATTCAAGAagacacaatatacataatccagagtctttgtgtatattccatgtttacatggattatttttctttactcctttaatctatgtattcttttatattacttttactgtctctttaaagattttgttttattttttaaaactatttatttctttttatagctgtctatactctttttcttctttctcccaagcctatgtatatttttaaatgcactgtgacccattcagagattTATTGTTGTCTGAATATGTCTTTTATTGCgtatctgtaataattttctgaccaggagcacatCTTTTGTTTATAATGCTAAGCGAACGTGGCTAGAACCAACTCCGCAGCCCTGCCTGTTGACTCCACCCTGTCCAACATGATAGAGGCGTGTTCAACTCCTCTGCTAACCATGCTCAacaccccagctccaggaatgCAAATGACCTATGTCATCATTAAGTAACTAGCAGCACAtagctcacaaaccccatttgaGTGCAGACcttccaaaagagccagagttcatgcagTCAGCACGAACCAGGTAgttgcctttttttaaaagaagaagaaggagaagaaggaggggaggaggaggaggaggaggaggaggaggaggaggaggaggaggaggagaagaagaagaagaagaagaagaagaagaagaagaagaagaagaagaagaagaagaagaagaagctatgcagtttttgctgctatgctaagtcaggaagccttctcttaaaggagccatgccaggctggagaaatggctcagtggttaagaacactgcctgctcctccaacggtcctgagttcaattcccagcaaccacatggtggccacaaccatttgtaatgagatctggtgccctcttctggcctgcaggcatacatgcagactgaATACTGAgactactgtatacataataaatagattaaaaaaaaaaaaaaggagccatgcctctgctcgctgtcagcaaacagagcctatctgaaaaaaaaatgtggctgccATTACCGGCTGAGCTTGGCTTCCATTTTGGGAgatctagaagccctctttttttcccttaagcTTTTTTTAGGTCTTAAGTGGATCCAGGTCCTAGACAGTGGGCGCCATTTTGTAaatagagactgcttgttcatttcccagctacccagaccgaaataatcacatatatattaatcacaacactacttggtctagagagagagagagagagagagaaggcagccaGCTGTCTTGGGTTGCTCTTGCTCTTAGGACCCTTTAGGGAGTCAGTGGACACCAAAGCCCGTTAGAAAGACAGAGGACCCAGTATGTGTCATAATTGTCCTCATGGCTTTCTGGCTTCTTGGGGTCAGCTAGTCAACACTAGCTCAGTGGTCCAGCATAGGAATAACGGGTAGACCTGGGTTCAAGGCATCTAAAGCTCTCCTGACCCCTGTCCATTTTATCTTTGTACAGTTTAATAATTTAGTCTGCCCAGATTTCCTaggaatttttccattttttttttttttttacatattcagATGTACGGCCAAAAGCCGTCCACAATGTTTTCATTCCTGCTGTGTGTGTAACAGTGTCAGCTTTTCCTTCCTGCTGTGGAAGAGAAATACTACAACACCGTGTCTCGTTCCTGTTACTCCACCTTCTCCTGGATGTTTGGCAGGTTGGAGCTCTACAGGCTTGTCCTTTGGAAGCTTAGCTAGGAAGCTTCCATTCTGGTATCTAGTGGTCAATTGTCTGCCAGGGGACAGTGAGTGGTCCCCTTGTTGCTGGCAGCTTCCATGAGGCCAAGACTGAAATTTACCCAAGTCTTCCTGGTCTCCTGCCAAGTGGAGAGTAGAACATTTctaagctttgttttgtttttgtgtgtggtatTGGTGTTATTTGGCACGGTGTCTCCAAATTGCAACATTTGCTCTAAATTGAAACATTTGCCTGTAAGATGGAGTGCCTccctgggtggtagtggctcacacttttaatcctagcacttgggaggcagagaggcaagcaggtatctgtgagttccaggccagccttatctacagaggtagttccaggacagctagtgctacacaaagaaaccttgtctcaagaagaagaagaagaaggggaagggaaagaagacaaagacgaagaagaaggggaagggaaagaagacaaagacgaagaagaaagggctggagagatagcttagtggttaagagtactgactactcttccagaagacctgggttcaattctcagcacccacatgtcagctcacaactgtctgtaactccagttccaggggacctgacatcctCTTATAGACGTACATGAAGGCGAAAccacaatgcaataaaaataaataagttatttaaaaaaagaagtaccGCTTGGGTCAAAGGAAAAAATTGAGACCATGTTCCTCCTTGGTGTTAGGCAAAGCAGATTGATTTAGCACCACCAaggtcatcagagaaacacaaggagACAGGCTCTAAGGAAGGACTCCAAGATGTGGAGACAGAAtggctcagagagactgaagatGACATAGAGCTAATTAATTGTACCCAACTTGGTCTGTGGAGAAGACGGCAGATACAAACGGATGGAACTTTCCATGCTGTATTAGACCTTATCTATGTTCAGCTTGCTCAGAACAGATGAAAACAGACTTCCAAGGGATTTAATAGAGCTCTAGTTGTAACCCCACTATTTGGTATGGGATGGTGGCTCAAAATGTTGCCCTTGTCCTTCCCATCCTCTGGAAAAGGTTCTGTTATGAAGATGACATAATGCTAACTTCTGAGTGTTTTGCAGATTTGGAGATAAATGAGTGTACCTGAAGGAGCAAGCATGAGGCATTAATTCACAAAGAGCAAACAAGGGTATCTCAC
Protein-coding regions in this window:
- the Fndc10 gene encoding fibronectin type III domain-containing protein 10 produces the protein MRAPPLLLLLAACAPPSGAAVVPTPPGWEPASDAPWCPYKVLSEGPEAGGGRLCFRSPVRGFRCQAPGCVTLVSAGGSLRAHVLRNRSVLLQWRLAPAEARRVRVFALNCSWRGTYTRFPCDRVLLGASCRDYLLPDVHDSVRYRLCLQPLPLRAELSATQPELAECVEFTAEPAAMQEIVVAMTAVGGSICVMLVVICLLVAYITENLMHPTFRRPSLRRQS